A genome region from Passer domesticus isolate bPasDom1 chromosome 27, bPasDom1.hap1, whole genome shotgun sequence includes the following:
- the GPATCH8 gene encoding G patch domain-containing protein 8 isoform X2, giving the protein MADRFSRFNEDRDFQGNHFDQYEEGHLEIEQASLDKPIESDNIGHRLLQKHGWKLGQGLGKSLQGRTDPIPIVVKYDVMGMGRMEMELDYAEDATERRRVLEVEKEDTEELRQKYKDYVDKEKAIAKALEDLRANFYCELCDKQYQKHQEFDNHINSYDHAHKQRLKDLKQREFARNVSSRSRKDERKQEKALRRLHELAEQRRQPECAPGSGPMFRTTTVAVDEEGGDDDDSAANSGSFVQMSSGQATEMTTDRGFLNTGQGTVMPGQTSQGAQAISFGIKSSLGTPLQKIGVSFSFAKKTPVKLETIASVFKDHVDESNSADGAKGDERGSSEAGSLQKSGEGEGTNNSDGKAEDDDQHDKDSGALASTLSKLKKMRREDGPTAVEPEYYHYIPPAHCKVKPNFQFLLFMKATEQTEAENVNKKNAHELKKGTSPKPKPSKHTEKAAESTGQQKEQSTTETTAQQGKTEQKDIPENENTQESKHLPESNPPEPDTAKEAPPPASGCRDGSEGPKHPTGPFFPVLSKDESTTLQWPSELLIFTKAEPSVSYSCNPLYFDFKLSRNKDAKGKGAEKSKDPGGLCKDNTQSTEAGEVSKAKEAESVENSSAHKMENKSQSKQESSLGSICKGEGEDSSKSITGKSKSGRSHKHKKKKKHKKSSRHKRKHKEEAEEKARKAELGEEKPKKRKRHRHKKGKSSLSTESDRALKPELSEDCSHFQKKKRCSQESQRKSLSAEEGSSSKKEDGGNSCQEHGSKRHKAELQQVPGARRRCPALSQRRSGCRSQQSSGDDDSDEGSPGKHCHQKSPSQYSDDYDSGSEHSRSRSRSGRRHSSHRSYSTSSDASSEHSRYSRHRSYSDDSYSDYSDRSRCHSKRSQDSEDDSDYNSSNHRSKRRKYSSSEDDYSSSRSRSRSRSRSRTHPRGRSRSRSRGRSRSSSCSRSRSKRRSRSVTGHSWKRSRSYSRDRSRSTRSHSQRSLSRKGSRGHESPEERRSARRDFIRSKIYRSQSPHYFRTGRGEGSLPKKEDGKGEDLKGSSSLSQNSSSSGMGRASEGDCSPEERNSVTAKLLLEKVQSRKVEKKPCVTDEMLSGANKVGIKLKDPPQGYFGPKLPPSLGNKPVLPLIGKLPTIRKPNSKRYEESGLERGEEQELSDAEDGSQGMEEGQLAGQSLLEDVVMVIQDKPLDEQKRDEASVEMPSLPLDAPALPECFGSGDLVMPHNFLSDPSDGDGLEPMDGGNQPVPVETSMMPLVPDVEHFPGYVPQSGEPSMEGDRDGGEDSSLAPLESQPITFTPEEMEKYSKLQQAAQQHIQQQLLAKQVKAFPTSAALAPAAPALQPIHIQQPAAASATSITTVQHAILQHHAAAAAAAIGIHPHPHPQPLAQVHHIPQPHLAPISLSHLTHSIIPGHPATFLASHPIHIIPASAIHPGPFTFHPVPHALYPTLLAPRPAAAAAATALHLHPLLHPIFSGQDLQHPPSHGT; this is encoded by the exons GGCAATCACTTTGATCAGTATGAAGAGGGGCACCTGGAGATAGAGCAGGCGTCTCTGGACAAGCCCATCGAATCG GATAATATTGGACATCGCTTACTCCAGAAACATGGGTGGAAGCTGGGCCAGGGATTGGGAAAGTCACTGCAGG GGAGGACAGATCCCATCCCTATCGTTGTCAAGTATGATGTCATGGGCATGGGCCGGATGGAGATGGAG ctcgACTACGCCGAGGATGCCACAGAGCGGAGGCGAGTGCTGGAGGTGGAGAAGGAGGACACCGAGGAGCTGAGGCAGAAGTACAAG GATTATGTTGATAAAGAAAAGGCCATTGCCAAGGCTTTGGAAGACCTCAGAGCAAACTTCTACTGTGAACTCTGTGACAAGCAGTATCAGAAGCACCAGGAGTTTGACAACCACATAAACTCCTATGACCATGCTCACAAGCAG AGGTTGAAAGATCTCAAGCAAAGGGAATTTGCTCGCAATGTCTCGTCGAGATCCCGGAAAGATGAGAGGAAGCAGGAGAAAGCCCTGCGGCGCCTGCACGAGCTGGCTGAGCAGAGGAGGCAGCCTGAGTG TGCTCCTGGAAGTGGGCCCATGTTCAGGACCACCACAGTGGCTGTGGATGAGGAAGGTGGAGACGATGATGATTCCGCAGCCAACAGCGGCTCCTTTGTCCAGATGAGCTCCGGCCAGGCCACAGAGATGACCACGGACAGAGGCTTCCTGAACACTGGCCAAGGCACTGTGATGCCAGGCCAGACATCACAGGGGGCACAGGCCATCAGCTTTGGCATTAAGAGCTCTCTGGGAACTCCTCTACAGAAGATCGGTGTGTCCTTTTCCTTTGCCAAGAAGACTCCAGTGAAGCTGGAGACCATCGCTTCTGTTTTCAAGGACCACGTGGACGAGTCCAATTCTGCAGATGGGGCAAAAGGTGATGAGAGGGGATCCTCGGAggctggcagcctgcagaagTCTGGGGAGGGTGAAGGCACCAATAATTCTGATGGCAAGGCGGAGGACGATGACCAGCACGACAAGGACAGCGGGGCTCTGGCCAGCACCTTATCCAAACTGAAGAAGATGAGGCGAGAAGATGGACCAACGGCTGTGGAGCCAGAATATTACCACTACATCCCCCCAGCCCACTGTAAAGTAAAGCCCAACTTTCAATTCCTGCTTTTCATGAAGGCTACTGAGCAAACGGAAGCAGAAAATGTGAACAAAAAAAACGCGCACGAGTTGAAAAAGGGGACttcccccaaacccaaacccagcaAGCACACGGAAAAGGCTGCCGAGAGCACGGGGCAGCAGAAAGAGCAGAGTACTACTGAAACTACAGCTCAGCAGggcaaaacagaacaaaaagacATCCCAGAGAACGAAAATACACAGGAGAGCAAGCACCTTCCAGAGAGCAATCCCCCGGAGCCAGACACTGCTAAAgaagctcctcctcctgcctcgGGCTGCAGAGATGGCTCTGAGGGACCAAAGCACCCCACGGGACCTTTTTTCCCTGTTCTGAGTAAGGATGAGAGCACGACACTGCAGTGGCCTTCAGAGCTGCTCATCTTCACCAAAGCTGAGCCCTCTGTGTCGTACAGCTGCAACCCCCTGTACTTTGACTTCAAGCTCTCCCGTAACAAGGATGCAAAAGGGAAAGGGGCAGAGAAATCCAAGGATCCAGGGGGGCTTTGTAAAGACAACACTCAGAGCACAGAAGCTGGTGAGGTGAGCAAAGCCAAGGAGGCTGAAAGTGTAGAGAACAGTTCTGCTcataaaatggaaaacaaatcccaGAGCAAGCAGGAGTCCAGTCTGGGAAGCATCTGTAAGGGAGAAGGGGAGGACAGCAGTAAGAGTATAACGGGTAAGAGTAAATCTGGAAGGTCCCataaacacaaaaagaaaaagaagcacaaAAAGTCCAGCAGACACAAACGCAAACACAAGGAGGAAGCTGAGGAGAAGGCCCGGAAAGCTGAGCTGGGGGAAGAGAAACCCAAGAAACGGAAAAGGCACAGGCACAAAAAAGGTAAATCCTCCCTTTCAACAGAGTCAGACCGGGCGCTGAAACCTGAACTGTCTGAAGACTGCAGCcatttccagaagaaaaagCGATGCTCCCAGGAGTCCCAGAGGAAATCCCTGTCTGCTGAGGAGGGAAGCAGCAGTAAAAAAGAGGACGGGGGTAACTCCTGCCAAGAGCACGGCAGCAAAAGACacaaggctgagctgcagcaggtgcCTGGTGCGAGGAGGCGCTGCCCGGCTCTGTCCCAGCGCCGGAGCGGCTGCCGGAGCCAGCAGAGCAGCGGCGATGATGACAGTGACGAGGGCTCCCCTGGCAAGCACTGCCACCAGAAGTCCCCGTCGCAGTACAGCGATGACTACGACTCGGGCAGCGAGCACTCCCGCAGCCGCTCCCGCTCGGGCCGCAGGCACTCCTCGCACAGGTCCTACTCCACCAGCTCGGACGCGTCCTCGGAGCACAGCCGCTACAGCCGCCACCGCAGCTACTCGGACGACAGCTACAGCGACTACAGCGACCGCTCCCGCTGCCACTCCAAGCGCTCCCAGGACTCGGAGGATGACTCCGACTACAACAGCTCAAACCACCGCTCCAAGCGGCGCAAATACTCCTCGTCGGAAGATGACTACAGCTCGAGCAGGAGCAGGTCCAGGAGTCGGAGCAGGAGCCGAACCCACCCTCGAGGCAGGTCGAGATCGAGGAGCCGGGGCAGGAgccgcagcagcagctgcagccgcAGTCGCAGCAAGAGGAGGAGCCGCAGCGTGACAGGCCACAGCTGGAAGCGCAGCCGCAGCTACAGCCGGGACCGCAGCCGCAGCACCCGCAGCCACTCGCAGAGGTCCCTGTCACGGAAGGGCTCACGGGGCCACGAGAGCCCCGAGGAGCGAAGGTCTGCCAGAAGGGACTTCATTAGGTCCAAGATCTATCGCTCCCAGTCTCCTCACTACTTCCGGACGGGCCGAGGTGAAGGGTCACTGCCAAAGAAGGAGGATGGCAAGGGAGAGGATCTGAAAGGATCTAGCTCCCTGTcccaaaacagcagcagctctggcatggGGCGGGCCTCGGAAGGGGACTGCAGTCCTGAGGAGAGGAACTCCGTCACTGCAAAGCTGCTCCTGGAAAAGGTGCAGTCCAGGAAGGTTGAGAAGAAGCCCTGTGTCACTGACGAGATGCTGTCAGGAGCAAACAAAGTGGGCATAAAGCTCAAAGATCCTCCCCAGGGCTACTTTGGTCCCAAACTGCCTCCTTCCTTAGGCAACAAACCGGTTCTGCCCTTAATAGGGAAGTTGCCAACCATTCGGAAACCAAACTCCAAAAGATATGAGGAGTCTGGCTTGGAGaggggtgaggagcaggagctATCAGATGCTGAGGATGGTTCCCAAGGCATGGAGGAGGGTCAGCTGGCTGGCCAGTCTCTCCTGGAAGATGTGGTGATGGTAATTCAGGACAAACCTCTGGATGAGCAGAAACGTGACGAAGCCTCTGTGGAGATGCCGTCCCTTCCCCTGGATGCTCCGGCGCTTCCTGAGTGCTTTGGCTCTGGAGATCTGGTCATGCCACACAACTTCCTCTCGGATCCAAGCGATGGTGATGGGCTGGAGCCTATGGACGGGGGCAACCAACCAGTTCCAGTGGAAACCAGTATGATGCCCTTAGTTCCAGATGTTGAGCACTTTCCTGGCTACGTGCCTCAGAGCGGGGAGCCAAGCATGGAAGGAGATCGGGATGGGGGAGAAGATTCCTCTCTAGCCCCGCTGGAGAGCCAGCCCATCACCTTCACGCCCGAGGAGATGGAGAAGTACAGCAAGCTGCAGCAGGCGGCCCAGCAGcacatccagcagcagctgctggccaagcaAGTGAAGGCCTTCCCCACGTCGGCCGCCCTGGCTCCGGCCGCGCCCGCGCTGCAGCCCATCCACATCCAGCAGCCGGCGGCGGCCTCGGCCACGTCCATCACGACGGTGCAGCACGCCATCCTGCAGCACcacgccgctgccgccgccgccgccatcggCATCCACCCCCACCCGCACCCGCAGCCCCTCGCTCAGGTCCACCACATCCCCCAGCCACACCTGGCACCCATTTCCTTGTCCCACCTGACCCACTCGATTATTCCGGGGCACCCCGCCACGTTCCTGGCCAGCCACCCCATCCACATCATTCCGGCATCCGCCATCCACCCCGGCCCCTTCACCTTCCACCCTGTCCCTCACGCTCTCTACCCGACCCTCCTGGCCCCgaggccagcagctgctgctgctgccacagccctgcacctCCACCCCCTGCTGCACCCCATTTTCTCAGGACAGGACTTGCAGCATCCACCCAGCCACGGCACATGA
- the GPATCH8 gene encoding G patch domain-containing protein 8 isoform X1: MADRFSRFNEDRDFQGNHFDQYEEGHLEIEQASLDKPIESDNIGHRLLQKHGWKLGQGLGKSLQGRTDPIPIVVKYDVMGMGRMEMELDYAEDATERRRVLEVEKEDTEELRQKYKDYVDKEKAIAKALEDLRANFYCELCDKQYQKHQEFDNHINSYDHAHKQEGTRDYCPTGMIADVLKANPSNLGVQITRRLKDLKQREFARNVSSRSRKDERKQEKALRRLHELAEQRRQPECAPGSGPMFRTTTVAVDEEGGDDDDSAANSGSFVQMSSGQATEMTTDRGFLNTGQGTVMPGQTSQGAQAISFGIKSSLGTPLQKIGVSFSFAKKTPVKLETIASVFKDHVDESNSADGAKGDERGSSEAGSLQKSGEGEGTNNSDGKAEDDDQHDKDSGALASTLSKLKKMRREDGPTAVEPEYYHYIPPAHCKVKPNFQFLLFMKATEQTEAENVNKKNAHELKKGTSPKPKPSKHTEKAAESTGQQKEQSTTETTAQQGKTEQKDIPENENTQESKHLPESNPPEPDTAKEAPPPASGCRDGSEGPKHPTGPFFPVLSKDESTTLQWPSELLIFTKAEPSVSYSCNPLYFDFKLSRNKDAKGKGAEKSKDPGGLCKDNTQSTEAGEVSKAKEAESVENSSAHKMENKSQSKQESSLGSICKGEGEDSSKSITGKSKSGRSHKHKKKKKHKKSSRHKRKHKEEAEEKARKAELGEEKPKKRKRHRHKKGKSSLSTESDRALKPELSEDCSHFQKKKRCSQESQRKSLSAEEGSSSKKEDGGNSCQEHGSKRHKAELQQVPGARRRCPALSQRRSGCRSQQSSGDDDSDEGSPGKHCHQKSPSQYSDDYDSGSEHSRSRSRSGRRHSSHRSYSTSSDASSEHSRYSRHRSYSDDSYSDYSDRSRCHSKRSQDSEDDSDYNSSNHRSKRRKYSSSEDDYSSSRSRSRSRSRSRTHPRGRSRSRSRGRSRSSSCSRSRSKRRSRSVTGHSWKRSRSYSRDRSRSTRSHSQRSLSRKGSRGHESPEERRSARRDFIRSKIYRSQSPHYFRTGRGEGSLPKKEDGKGEDLKGSSSLSQNSSSSGMGRASEGDCSPEERNSVTAKLLLEKVQSRKVEKKPCVTDEMLSGANKVGIKLKDPPQGYFGPKLPPSLGNKPVLPLIGKLPTIRKPNSKRYEESGLERGEEQELSDAEDGSQGMEEGQLAGQSLLEDVVMVIQDKPLDEQKRDEASVEMPSLPLDAPALPECFGSGDLVMPHNFLSDPSDGDGLEPMDGGNQPVPVETSMMPLVPDVEHFPGYVPQSGEPSMEGDRDGGEDSSLAPLESQPITFTPEEMEKYSKLQQAAQQHIQQQLLAKQVKAFPTSAALAPAAPALQPIHIQQPAAASATSITTVQHAILQHHAAAAAAAIGIHPHPHPQPLAQVHHIPQPHLAPISLSHLTHSIIPGHPATFLASHPIHIIPASAIHPGPFTFHPVPHALYPTLLAPRPAAAAAATALHLHPLLHPIFSGQDLQHPPSHGT, from the exons GGCAATCACTTTGATCAGTATGAAGAGGGGCACCTGGAGATAGAGCAGGCGTCTCTGGACAAGCCCATCGAATCG GATAATATTGGACATCGCTTACTCCAGAAACATGGGTGGAAGCTGGGCCAGGGATTGGGAAAGTCACTGCAGG GGAGGACAGATCCCATCCCTATCGTTGTCAAGTATGATGTCATGGGCATGGGCCGGATGGAGATGGAG ctcgACTACGCCGAGGATGCCACAGAGCGGAGGCGAGTGCTGGAGGTGGAGAAGGAGGACACCGAGGAGCTGAGGCAGAAGTACAAG GATTATGTTGATAAAGAAAAGGCCATTGCCAAGGCTTTGGAAGACCTCAGAGCAAACTTCTACTGTGAACTCTGTGACAAGCAGTATCAGAAGCACCAGGAGTTTGACAACCACATAAACTCCTATGACCATGCTCACAAGCAG GAAGGAACTCGGGATTATTGCCCAACAGGGATGATAG CTGATGTATTGAAAGCAAACCCTTCTAATTTGGGAGTCCAGATCACAAGA AGGTTGAAAGATCTCAAGCAAAGGGAATTTGCTCGCAATGTCTCGTCGAGATCCCGGAAAGATGAGAGGAAGCAGGAGAAAGCCCTGCGGCGCCTGCACGAGCTGGCTGAGCAGAGGAGGCAGCCTGAGTG TGCTCCTGGAAGTGGGCCCATGTTCAGGACCACCACAGTGGCTGTGGATGAGGAAGGTGGAGACGATGATGATTCCGCAGCCAACAGCGGCTCCTTTGTCCAGATGAGCTCCGGCCAGGCCACAGAGATGACCACGGACAGAGGCTTCCTGAACACTGGCCAAGGCACTGTGATGCCAGGCCAGACATCACAGGGGGCACAGGCCATCAGCTTTGGCATTAAGAGCTCTCTGGGAACTCCTCTACAGAAGATCGGTGTGTCCTTTTCCTTTGCCAAGAAGACTCCAGTGAAGCTGGAGACCATCGCTTCTGTTTTCAAGGACCACGTGGACGAGTCCAATTCTGCAGATGGGGCAAAAGGTGATGAGAGGGGATCCTCGGAggctggcagcctgcagaagTCTGGGGAGGGTGAAGGCACCAATAATTCTGATGGCAAGGCGGAGGACGATGACCAGCACGACAAGGACAGCGGGGCTCTGGCCAGCACCTTATCCAAACTGAAGAAGATGAGGCGAGAAGATGGACCAACGGCTGTGGAGCCAGAATATTACCACTACATCCCCCCAGCCCACTGTAAAGTAAAGCCCAACTTTCAATTCCTGCTTTTCATGAAGGCTACTGAGCAAACGGAAGCAGAAAATGTGAACAAAAAAAACGCGCACGAGTTGAAAAAGGGGACttcccccaaacccaaacccagcaAGCACACGGAAAAGGCTGCCGAGAGCACGGGGCAGCAGAAAGAGCAGAGTACTACTGAAACTACAGCTCAGCAGggcaaaacagaacaaaaagacATCCCAGAGAACGAAAATACACAGGAGAGCAAGCACCTTCCAGAGAGCAATCCCCCGGAGCCAGACACTGCTAAAgaagctcctcctcctgcctcgGGCTGCAGAGATGGCTCTGAGGGACCAAAGCACCCCACGGGACCTTTTTTCCCTGTTCTGAGTAAGGATGAGAGCACGACACTGCAGTGGCCTTCAGAGCTGCTCATCTTCACCAAAGCTGAGCCCTCTGTGTCGTACAGCTGCAACCCCCTGTACTTTGACTTCAAGCTCTCCCGTAACAAGGATGCAAAAGGGAAAGGGGCAGAGAAATCCAAGGATCCAGGGGGGCTTTGTAAAGACAACACTCAGAGCACAGAAGCTGGTGAGGTGAGCAAAGCCAAGGAGGCTGAAAGTGTAGAGAACAGTTCTGCTcataaaatggaaaacaaatcccaGAGCAAGCAGGAGTCCAGTCTGGGAAGCATCTGTAAGGGAGAAGGGGAGGACAGCAGTAAGAGTATAACGGGTAAGAGTAAATCTGGAAGGTCCCataaacacaaaaagaaaaagaagcacaaAAAGTCCAGCAGACACAAACGCAAACACAAGGAGGAAGCTGAGGAGAAGGCCCGGAAAGCTGAGCTGGGGGAAGAGAAACCCAAGAAACGGAAAAGGCACAGGCACAAAAAAGGTAAATCCTCCCTTTCAACAGAGTCAGACCGGGCGCTGAAACCTGAACTGTCTGAAGACTGCAGCcatttccagaagaaaaagCGATGCTCCCAGGAGTCCCAGAGGAAATCCCTGTCTGCTGAGGAGGGAAGCAGCAGTAAAAAAGAGGACGGGGGTAACTCCTGCCAAGAGCACGGCAGCAAAAGACacaaggctgagctgcagcaggtgcCTGGTGCGAGGAGGCGCTGCCCGGCTCTGTCCCAGCGCCGGAGCGGCTGCCGGAGCCAGCAGAGCAGCGGCGATGATGACAGTGACGAGGGCTCCCCTGGCAAGCACTGCCACCAGAAGTCCCCGTCGCAGTACAGCGATGACTACGACTCGGGCAGCGAGCACTCCCGCAGCCGCTCCCGCTCGGGCCGCAGGCACTCCTCGCACAGGTCCTACTCCACCAGCTCGGACGCGTCCTCGGAGCACAGCCGCTACAGCCGCCACCGCAGCTACTCGGACGACAGCTACAGCGACTACAGCGACCGCTCCCGCTGCCACTCCAAGCGCTCCCAGGACTCGGAGGATGACTCCGACTACAACAGCTCAAACCACCGCTCCAAGCGGCGCAAATACTCCTCGTCGGAAGATGACTACAGCTCGAGCAGGAGCAGGTCCAGGAGTCGGAGCAGGAGCCGAACCCACCCTCGAGGCAGGTCGAGATCGAGGAGCCGGGGCAGGAgccgcagcagcagctgcagccgcAGTCGCAGCAAGAGGAGGAGCCGCAGCGTGACAGGCCACAGCTGGAAGCGCAGCCGCAGCTACAGCCGGGACCGCAGCCGCAGCACCCGCAGCCACTCGCAGAGGTCCCTGTCACGGAAGGGCTCACGGGGCCACGAGAGCCCCGAGGAGCGAAGGTCTGCCAGAAGGGACTTCATTAGGTCCAAGATCTATCGCTCCCAGTCTCCTCACTACTTCCGGACGGGCCGAGGTGAAGGGTCACTGCCAAAGAAGGAGGATGGCAAGGGAGAGGATCTGAAAGGATCTAGCTCCCTGTcccaaaacagcagcagctctggcatggGGCGGGCCTCGGAAGGGGACTGCAGTCCTGAGGAGAGGAACTCCGTCACTGCAAAGCTGCTCCTGGAAAAGGTGCAGTCCAGGAAGGTTGAGAAGAAGCCCTGTGTCACTGACGAGATGCTGTCAGGAGCAAACAAAGTGGGCATAAAGCTCAAAGATCCTCCCCAGGGCTACTTTGGTCCCAAACTGCCTCCTTCCTTAGGCAACAAACCGGTTCTGCCCTTAATAGGGAAGTTGCCAACCATTCGGAAACCAAACTCCAAAAGATATGAGGAGTCTGGCTTGGAGaggggtgaggagcaggagctATCAGATGCTGAGGATGGTTCCCAAGGCATGGAGGAGGGTCAGCTGGCTGGCCAGTCTCTCCTGGAAGATGTGGTGATGGTAATTCAGGACAAACCTCTGGATGAGCAGAAACGTGACGAAGCCTCTGTGGAGATGCCGTCCCTTCCCCTGGATGCTCCGGCGCTTCCTGAGTGCTTTGGCTCTGGAGATCTGGTCATGCCACACAACTTCCTCTCGGATCCAAGCGATGGTGATGGGCTGGAGCCTATGGACGGGGGCAACCAACCAGTTCCAGTGGAAACCAGTATGATGCCCTTAGTTCCAGATGTTGAGCACTTTCCTGGCTACGTGCCTCAGAGCGGGGAGCCAAGCATGGAAGGAGATCGGGATGGGGGAGAAGATTCCTCTCTAGCCCCGCTGGAGAGCCAGCCCATCACCTTCACGCCCGAGGAGATGGAGAAGTACAGCAAGCTGCAGCAGGCGGCCCAGCAGcacatccagcagcagctgctggccaagcaAGTGAAGGCCTTCCCCACGTCGGCCGCCCTGGCTCCGGCCGCGCCCGCGCTGCAGCCCATCCACATCCAGCAGCCGGCGGCGGCCTCGGCCACGTCCATCACGACGGTGCAGCACGCCATCCTGCAGCACcacgccgctgccgccgccgccgccatcggCATCCACCCCCACCCGCACCCGCAGCCCCTCGCTCAGGTCCACCACATCCCCCAGCCACACCTGGCACCCATTTCCTTGTCCCACCTGACCCACTCGATTATTCCGGGGCACCCCGCCACGTTCCTGGCCAGCCACCCCATCCACATCATTCCGGCATCCGCCATCCACCCCGGCCCCTTCACCTTCCACCCTGTCCCTCACGCTCTCTACCCGACCCTCCTGGCCCCgaggccagcagctgctgctgctgccacagccctgcacctCCACCCCCTGCTGCACCCCATTTTCTCAGGACAGGACTTGCAGCATCCACCCAGCCACGGCACATGA